The nucleotide sequence TCATAAATACGAGTGACACATACTTTAGACTATAAAAAAATGGTTCAGAAGATTTGTGCTCATATATCTTAGCCAAAAGATAatgtatatttttaatattatttataaaagtttttttttacaatatGAATATGTTAGATTAAAGAGTATTAAACATGTGAGTAAGGGCATTAGAGTCTTTTTAAGGCAATTGTATCTTTTTATTCactcttaaaatattatttataactaAACGATCAGACATGTTAGCAAGGGCATTCGAGTCTTTTTAAGGCAATTGTATCTTTTTATTCATTATTAaccttttttttcaaattaaaataacaatTCACCCTTGGAATCTGTCCTATAAATATCACGTTGCTTCAGCTGTTCATCTCATTTTGGTGTAGAACTTTGGGGGCGCGGTTTAGGGTTTCTTCTCGTCTCTGCACTCCGTCTCCAACGCCCAGCGTCGATGGAAGAGATCACGGAAAAGGTTAACAATCTTAGCGTGACTGCCGATTCCCACAAGAAGAATAGAATCCAAGTCTCTAACACAAAGAAGCCCCTTTTCTTCTACGTCAATCTCGCAAAGGTGTCAAATGCCTCATTTTTATTATCTTATTCAATGTCGAGAGTAATTtcgttgtatttttatttttaagcataGATTCGATATAGTTTTTTAATCGGGTTTGATGATCTTGATGCTTAGGAGGAACTTCTCGGCCTTTAAGATTCAGTAGGCTTCAAAATGATTACTTTTATGGTATTAGGTATTGGTTGTATTTATTTATTGGCGCCATTACTTGTTGCTTGCAGAGATACATGCAGCAGTACAATGATGTGGAGCTCTCCGCACTTGGAATGGGTATTATTTCCTTGCTCCGTTGATGGATCACATTGGTCCTTGCACAATTAATATGCTTAAGTATAGTTATTTTCCAATTGTTACATTGACAGtagaattttcaataaatactgTCTTGTAATTGacaatttttctcaattaattatgGTATCAGTTAACCACTTGTTAATTGGGTTTGATATTTGGGGACCCTTAATTGAATTGACAAACCGCATGAGGTGCTAACTCAATTTCTTGCTAGCTTGATTTCCTAACAAAAGGCTTAAAACATAGGCAGGATTCTACCATTAAACTAATGGCTTCTGTATTAAGCATTGTTCAACTGTCTCTTTCAATTGTGTACCATGTTGAGTTCCAAATCCTGAAGATCGTTTCATTGCTGGTATTTAAACCTTGAAACTTGAGAATACACATCCTTTAACAAACCAAAATTGCTGAATTTGTTGGTTAATCATTTCCTTGTTATTTAATTTGTTTTGACATTTAAATGGACAGCTAGTGAGGTTCTTGTTTCCATCACAATCGAGAAGTACTATATTAGGAAGTTAATCCatattttcctttcttttatgCTGTTTTACATTAATGGGTTGAGCAAACTTTCTACTGTTTTTTTTAAGTAATCGATCATTCTGTGGCTATTATATATCCTCTGCATTTTATCTCCTTATTCTTCTCATGCTAAGCTGTACATCTTTTATCAAAGTGCAATTTGTTGCTGTGTTTGTAGCCTTTATCTTTCAATAGTCTAGCACGTTGATACATTGAAAACTTCATTAGTTTATTGTTTCCCTTCCCAGCAACATTAATGAAAGATGCTAtattagatttattattattaactaaTTTTCAAGAGTTAGCATGATCAAcagtctttattttttttatcataatccTCAAAGTAGCACACCATTTGCAAATTCTTACTAATTCACTTGGAACTCCGCTCCTGGATAATTAGTGTTTCATCTTAAATTTATTCAACCTTTCAGCCATATCAACTGTAGTAACAATTGCCGAGATACTCAAAAACAATGGGCTTGCAGTGGAGAAGAGTAAGCTTTCATTTGGCTAACCTGCTGATGATCCACTCTTTAATTGttcatttattattaaataattatccagaGATAACGACTTCTTTGGTTGAAGTGACGGATGAGACGAGGGTTAGACCGTTGCAGAAAGCAAAGGTAAAGCATTGATTGAACAACAATATGACTCAGTGATGTTTGTTTTGCTCATTACTGTTTCTGTGCAGATTGAGATTTTACTTGGGAAGACTGCAAACTTCGATGATCTGATGGCTGCAACCGAGCGAGATGGTGGAGAAGGCGATCAGCAGAACTGACAGAAGTTTACTGATTTTGTTTTTGATTTGCTAGAAAATTTTGTTATTTCGGTTCTTTGTAATCATCTCCATGAATCAGCAGCACCTTATTTTCCTTCCAAGATTGAGTCTACAGCAATTGGTACTTGTTAATTATGACTCAAATAGGAAGGTTCTCCAGTCCATTTTAGTTGCCTTTTGTTCTTTGCCATGTCCAATCTCGTTGTTGCATTCTTGTTTCTTTATATGaacttaaaatatatataatatatatgtaGTCattccaaccatttgattcgatcAAACGTCGACGTATCTTGACTTCCATTTTTGAAAAAAGATCGATCTATAAATTGACCTTCTTGAAGATGAAAATCAATCTACTTTGGGAAATCATTAGTTATAATTGATCACAATGCGTGTTTAGGTGAGTCAAATGGTCTGGATTATTCTTATCTTTTACTATAGTCAAATAACAAAGCTTATATTTGAATACAAGAACAACAGAAAAATTCCAAGGAAGAACAGGCCTtcttaataatataatataatataattgatTACGACCAAGCCCTGCttaaatttcctttgcattttaaactttcctagatcATCTGCATGCTATAAATCAAGAACTGACAGCTCCTTTCTTCTCTCAACAAATTGGCAAGCATGGCAACGGAGGAGAAGCTCTTGTACTTTTCCCAAGGACCAGCCTCGCTTCCTGCCATTCACAAATtgctcctcttgatcttgatcgcCATCAAGAAATTCGCTCTCAAATACTTTGGTTTATCTTTCTCCTGTCCCTCCATTACGGACGAGGAAGAACAGCAACATCATCAGCGAAAGCAGAGCACAAAAAACACCGCGGCAGGTCTTCAAAGAGGAGATTTGGGGTTAATTTTATGGAGAATGGGACTGGTCCCGAGCCCAGAGGGCGAGCTGAATGAGGAGGTGGATTTGGAGGTGCTACTGCCTGATTTATTTACTGAGGACGAACCGAGCTGGGAGGAGCTGAGGCAGGCCTTCTCGGTTTTCGACGAGAACGGCGACGGCTTCATCGACGATTTGGAGCTGCGGAGGATTCTCCAGGAGCTTGGAGTTGGGGAGGGGCTTGAAGTGGATGCGTGCAGGAGGATGATCCAAGTGCAAGATCGAGATGGAGACGGGAGGATCGATTTCAGTGATTTTGTAAGGTTCTTGGAGGTCGGTTTACGTTGATGCATGCATGCATCAGAATTCATATCTTCATTATTAGTCAGGAGATTAGGACAGGCACCGAATACAAAATTCACTGATCTAATTTCACGTAGAATTGTGATAAATAAATATGGATGAAATACTAACAAATTATAAATTTGACCCCCCTTTTTTTCCCCCAAAACTTCTCCAGCATTATTGAAGTGGACATAACTGGACGTTGCACCCACTTCCTCTATAGCATGAACTAGATTGTCTAAAAGTTCAAATACCTTGAGAGAACAATCAGGAAGAACCAATCAATCGCTTCAGGAGATCTCATCCCTCTTCGCACTCTTTGATATAAGCGCTAACAGCGGGATCATAAGTTGCTGCAATTCGCAAATACTTGACAGCTTCAGACTTTTCACCTTCACCCATCAAAGTGCTGCAAGGGATGATGAGATCACAATCTCAGAAGCTGGATTATGAAGTTGATACAATATGGGAAAGGATCTTATACGGTAAAGAAACCCACTCTTGTATACTCACCTGCCTAATATTACCAGACCCTTGTGGTAACAGGCTTTGTCCATAGGATCCTCTGGCTCTTTGAGTTCTGCTATTTTTCTCAAGTATTTGATTCCTACTGACTTGTTTCCCTAGACCAATAAGAAACACTAGTATATAATTTATGCATTCATTAAACACCCAGTTTTCAAAGAACTGCATTGTCACCGCCTTTGCTTTTACCTGCCAAAGATGTGAAACTCCAGCACCAAAAATTGCCAGGACTAAAAGTGAATCTTCTTGTTTGTCGATCTATTGGTTTGTAATGACTTCTCATttagaaagattaagaaaatttgTGCTTTATTTGATATGATTACAAGAAGCGATTAAAATACCTTTCGGATTGCATCTTCAAAATGTTTTGCTGCTGCAAGAAAAGAACTTTGGGAGCATAGAATTTGACCCATTGCAATCAATGCCCTAACCAACTCAGGGTCCTTTTCAATTGCCGTTCTTTTATTAAATGTATAGGAAGAAAATTAGTTAGATACTTCATGATTTTAGAAGAAAAGTGGGGAggaaaataaaattgaaagaacTCAACCAACATAGTTCACCTACTCCAACATTGAAATAGCTTTGTCATTATGCCCTGATGCCATTTCTTCAAGGGCGAGCTATAAGATACGCCAAGCATAAAAAAGTAATAAATGGGAAATTGCTGTCTAATTCAACCTACAGTAGGGTATTATATAATTTACTTACGTCAAGTAGTTTTTGAGGTGGAAGACTATCCATAGGGACTTGAATCTCCAAGTGAATGTTTTCATCGGGTAATACATTCTCAGAAGAAATGTGTTTCTTCACAGGACGTCTAATATCTTGCAACCCAAATTTCTTGCGAATATATGGGTTTCGAAGGGATAATTGCTGCAGCATTCAAGTTTCATGCATGAGGACTTGACAGAAGTTTTTGAGGATTTTGCATATAAAGACACGGGCAGCACAAGATATCCAACTAAAAACTTATATGTACTCAGACAAAGGTTATGTTTCAGAGAAATATAGTAGTTGTTCCCAGACTAGAAATTTGCTGGGAGTTTCATCTGCGAATGAATACAACGGAAATATTAACAATCAGCTGAGATATGAAGGGGGTGACTCTTGTTTCAGAAATGCTGTGAAGCAGGTAGTGGCAACTATTATGGACCAAAAATATCAATAGTTACAATATCAGCAACTTATTTGTAATATTCTAATTGATTAATGCCATACAAAGTTAGAGGGGGCTACCTAGGGTAGAACCGTAGAAGCATGATTGTTTCCACATGGAGTCCCCACGATATGCCCAATTGATTAGAGAGTGATAGACTTGCTACAATGGGACAAGAGATCAATTGCCGGCAGGCACATGCCCTCAGGAAAAAAAAACTCCTTCCAACCCCTAGCCAACTTGGCGGTCAACTATAAGCTGACCCCATGATTTATCTTCCTTCACATAACCTAGGGATGACCTGTGAAGGGCACCTGAgatgagcgtaatcaccttttgctacaatgaTTGTTTCCACATGAACAATAATGTTACTATGAATTGGTTATGAGGTCAGGTGAGCACTGCAAGTACGTGCACAATGTTGTAGATTTTAGTTGAACAGTGTCTATGATAATGAGAAGGGGAAATGGGGATTAGTATTAATGAAGGGGAACGACTTGACTGTCGTGGGCCATTGAGTAATTCAGTGTGGAAAGCATGGAACAATTACCGAGGAGAAAAGAACTGAAAAGACAAGACGAGAGAAGGACAAGGGTAGAAGGAAATCAAGGGAAAAAGGAGAGAATAATtcagctctgatatcacttgatACAGAACCAAACTAAGGGAGGAGACAAAAGAAGactagctctgatacaaattgatTCAGAACTATGAGGAAAGGAAATGGAGAGAGGTAAAATAAAGGAAGATCCAAATACGAACTAATCCATAATCATCACTACATATAAGAGCCAGTTAATTACCCAAAAATTATCCTCTATAAGCATTAACTGCAAACTAATTACTGCCAATTCCCAAACAACAAACTATCCACTTATTGTTGTGTATAGTCAAGAAATTggaatgattttcaaaaataaaaaataaaagtgtcATTATAGAATGATTTGTTGGTTAAGTAGAATGATGAGTTTTAACTTTTAACAAAATCCAATTAGTCGATCAGAATAGCTAAGATCTGCAACTATAGTTGTCTTTCAACAATTTGACTAGAACTAATAAAAAAATGACAGAAACCTGTAATAACGTCAGTGAGCTGTTAGTCGCCCAATAGACCAAACTACCCTGCAATCCAAACAAGGGAGTGATTAGGGCAATCATGACAGAGACTTTAGGGCATTAGAACTAAGAAAAAACAAACAAAGACCAAACCAAGGGATCAGTATAAAAGATACAGGTTGTTGAGATTCAAATTGTAAATAGAATAGAGCTCAATTGTAAATATACCAACCTAAAGGTTGTAAATGTAAAAGGAATAATAATAGTAATCTGTATGAATGTTCCCCACTTTAACATGGTATCAACCCGAAGATAGTGACCTGAAATTCTGCTTCATCTAACCACCATGCAATCCTTCAGTCTTGCTGACTCACCATTCGTCAATCTCAATCTCACTGGTTCGCAGTTCTGTCTCCTGGGCCATGCTGTTCTCATGGTTTGGTCCGTGTGATTCTTCCTCTTTGGCTGTTCCTGTCCTCTTATCTCACTGCAGTGAAATCTAGGATTCAGTCCTTTGATTTGTGCTGACATGGTGTTTTGATTTCTTCTAGAAATTGTTTATGTCTACCCTGCAATTGAGCACATCCAGCAGCCCTTTTTCTATGTTTCATTCCTTGAAGTTATATGTAGAAACAGTAGGTCTCCTGATTCTTCTGCATCTGCAGCCTGATATGCATCAGTGCCAGCCAATCAAAGGAAGCAACTTCTACTATGGATCTGTGGTAGCATGAAGATATCTTCAGCTTCTTTCCATATCTGGAAGCAGATAGTAGTTCCTCTATTTCTCTGAACGACCATGCTGCTGTCAGATAGACTGTCCCTCAGTTGCAGCAAGCCCATTCTTGTTCTAGCACAAAGTTATATGACAGTTCTAGTTCATGCTAGAAAGGTCTTTGACCACAGGGTAATAACAGCCAACTCAGAATCAAACACATTATAGAAGCTCGCTGGTACTCCAATTGCAACCACAAAGTAGCCATTCATGAGCTTCGTCAACAACTTAATTCAGTGACTATATGGGCCTGAGGAATGAATCAATCTAAGAATATCGCCAAAGATTGTATTCTTGGCAGTAGGCACTCTACCATTCATTTATCTGCTGAGGAGCATCTAGAATTCCATAAGTGGTGGATCTTTAAGGATGGATTACGCAAGTCTATCTCATCATTCGTTCATGAAGATAATTTTACTGCTTGCACAACACAAACTACTGGATCAAACACTTCTATTCTGTAGTTTTACACAACCATCTCGTCCTATGGGTCACTCTCATCTCTAAGGATGTTGACCAAGTCACTTTTATCTTTCCTTTACCACTTTCTTTTTGTCTTCCATATGCCtaaatttgtttccaaattatTATCTATAAGCATAAGAAAAGTCATGATATCACTAAACATTTTAGTAACCTTTACTGCTGCTAATTTCCTTTTCATTCAGGATTTAAAGACTGGAAAAATGATCAGTGCAGAACATGAGTCTGGAGGATTATATTAGTTGGCAATGACTAAACACACATCTGCCCTAGTATCTTCTCCTTGCTAAATCCATGGTCATTTGAACCATCCTAGTCTACAAAATCAACAAAAAATGGTTTTCAGTTTGTCTACTTAGAGTTTAGAGTGCAAGTCTTGCTAATTAGGTAAACATGTCGGACCTTCATTtcctaaaaatatataaaatgtgtCTTTACACCCTTCTACTCAGTACattcttcaaaatttagttttaaatacATTATTACCTTCATCATGACTAGTCTAGAATGACATGGCTCTTCTTATTCAATTATCACACGAACATAACTGAAATGAAAAAAAGGCATTTGGTTGATAAATAGTACATTATTAGTTCATATGGGAATTCCTCATAAATTCTGGAATGATGTTATCTCAGTGCATGCTACTTCATAAATCAagtgctttctttaatttttatGGTCAAATTGCCTTTACCATTTTTTCCCCTCGTGATGTTCTCTACATACTTCTACCTTTTATATCTCTTATCATTTGGTAGAGGCAAATTATCTCTTACACTCATCAAGTGAAGCTTTCATAACCATTCTTGCATGCAGAAGTATCTATGCTAATTTCCTATGTTGCAATATGCCTTCAGCTAGACAGATATGGTCTTCTTAGAGTCTGCTTTATTTGTTTCTACTAAATTATATACTTATGAGTCTGTTGGATAAACAACCAAATAATGTCATGTATTTTTGACGTAGTAATTCCCTATAATCAGTGACCAGGAATGTTCTAGAAGCCAGTTGATTTCATATCATAGCACAAATGAAAGAGAAACAAATTTGTTTAAGAAGATCAAGCAACACATGACCAGATTTTTCAATCCATAACCTCTCATATAAATCCAAAATTTCttaaaatgcataaacaaaagaCAATCTTGAATTGCAACCATCTCTATTCCAAGATAGAGACTCAGTGAAATGGCTTTAACTGTTTCCTACATAAGACACAAGATGTGCATTATTGATAAACATAGGAACCTGGCCACATAAAAGCAGTAACCAACCTGAGGAACATGGAATGCAATAAGAAGTAAAGGGGCAGCCAAGATATTGAGATACAACTTGTAGTACTGCACCAAGAATAAAACCAAAATCAATTATATCATACTACAAACATATGCAACATAACTACTCCAAAGTTGTACAATACAATGTCCTAGTTCAGCTGCAAAATAAATAGAGTGCACAAAATTTCAACACTTAATTCTGATAGCACTATGGAAACTAAGAAGTAAATCTTTTGGACACTTACTTTAGTCAAAAATCCTAAAATGCCTTTTAAGTTCGCAGCATTGATATTCTGGAAAGAAATCTGAGGGGAAAAAGGAAACAAGATCACCATTTAAGCTtggaatttagaaaataaaagttCAGTAAAAGATAAGCAAAAGATCATTATGTTTCTAGAGAATGAGAACTAAAAATCAGTACAGAAAGTATTTCCAGTCAGACAATTTAATTCCTACATAAGTCAGGAATTAGGATAGCTTGATACTAAGAATCTACTATCATGGATTTGATGCAATAAACATAGTAAAATGCAATAAAAACTGAGAAAGGTAGAAGACAGTGCTTGCAACTTCATATGCACTGTGCCATAAATTCATGCACGTACAGTCTAGTAAGACTTATTTCAGTTCAGATAACATAGAAGACTCCAAATTCCATCTTGAATGATAAATTCAATTGTAGGAATAACAGTTAATATTTGAGCTATTGTTTCATATTTCCTTTTAGCTACAATGTAAAGGCTCAATTATACAGTATGTGTATCCataaatttcttatttttttaattggcaCCAGGTATCCAGCTTATGCCGACTAATCCTGTTTCCCATCGGCCACCAGGTAAAAAAAAATGCAGTCTGGAAATTACAAGATGCTTGCCAAATCACAAGATGACAATgataatatgaaaaatataaaaaccaTTGATACCAGTACCTGAACATTGACATAATGCAGTCCAGAAATTAAGATTGGAAACACAGAACCTAAAATTCCACTTGGAATATCAGTCAAATTGAGGAACCACAATGCTCCACCCTGGTAAAGTAAAAATTTCTTAATAGAACAATCATAATTAAAATGAGAAGAGCACTACGGGCACTTGAAAATTTCATGGGAAGAAATTTATGTACTTCTCATTCTTGTTTACATATATAACATGCTacaaagaataaaaggaaaagataCAGACAGATTAACAAGCATTAAAACAGTGCTCatatttgacaaaaaaaaaaatcttcaaaacTGAACATGATTATGGTGCTATTAATAAGAGAAACCAGGCTGAAGAGttatttatctttattttgaaaagttttgaagCTCGAACTATCAAGAAAGAGACCAATTTATATATCTAAATTCACAACCCCCTTCATAGGTGAGTGGATATAATACACTTCGTTGGCCAAGCCCAACATATGAATGGATGACATTTTTTTCGAATAGGTACCTCCTGCTATCGAACCATGTTTAATTTGATTGGCTCCCCTATGCACTATTCAACTGCccaaggctagtagccacccgtgatttacttcTTCCGTATTGGCTGACATGagtgaatcaccttttgccaccatgtttAATTTGATTGGCCAGTCACTTATCCCAACAACTCCAACTACTAGAAAAATGgacaaatttatatatttatattcttaACATATTTGTTTGAAATTTGCAACATTGACACATAAAGTCATGATCCAAGAAGAGGAATTCCTATCCGTTTCAAAAGGAATTACTAAACAGCCAGCTCCTCTCAGAACAATCACTCATGGAATTTTTACATTTTAATATCATTTTATAACTGAACAGTCAAATACAATGAAAATGTATAAATGCAAACAAAATAGTGCTATTGAGATTGACAATGGCTAAGATTCTGGAATATACAGTTAAAACAACTATAAATGAAGATTCATGTATGTACTGTATCAAACCCAGGGTGACCATCAAGGCACATTCTCCGGATACTTGTCATCCACAATAAAAAGCAAGGAACCTGAAAACAGCAAAGTCAAGCAAAAATACAGGAGATAAGTGAATGACTCAAAAAACAATATAAATACTTAGTTGTCTATAAACTATTACAACATTAAACTGATTCACCATATTACATGGTACCCAAATAATTGGCAAACATCTATAGGTTttataaaaagaagaaaaaaggcaCTGTCTATTTCATTTGCTTTGTATTAAGTTAGACAAACTGATTTGCACATTTTATTGTACATAaggaattttacaaaaaaaattaaatgcatTACGAATACAATCAGCAACTCTCAGACATTACCTGTACCGTCAAGAATAAAAAGTTCCACAAGTATGAAGGGCATCcaagttcttttcttttcttctgaaAGAGTAAATATTGCTCCCCAAAACCCCTTCCTGATAGAGGTGGTGGAAATGGAGGAGGCACTTATAAAAATGAACAAATAATCAGAAAACAATAGCGAAACATACCAGCTACCATTTATGTACCCAagaaagaaaacattgaagtGAACAAAATAGTTAAATTGGTCATATTTACTCCCAAACACATCAGGAATGGAGTGTTCTGATCAAACTAGCAAAAGCAAAAAAGTTGACTGAGTCCATTCACAAATCTTATCAAAGaacaattttaaataaatagGTAAATTCAggataaaaacattttaaatcatCAAAAGAGAATTTCTATTTGGTCAACATTTGCTAAGATTAGTGTGGAAATACTTATTCCACATATATAAACAAAAGGAACAATAATAGATCCAAACATACTGTATTCTAGAATGATGAGATCCCTAAGTTTCCTAACATGTTCCATTACATGTTTGCCTTTTTCTCTATGAGATTGCATGAACTATTCAGCGACATTATTGAAAAATGGTGGGACTGGTGCCTCAATCTCCGAGAATTCAGAATGGCCTTTCAGAGAAATGGTGGTGCAAGGCTCTTAATTACTGATGTCTCATCTGGGCATAGATTCTAAATCTATATACATAAAAACAAAGAATTGCCCATCAGCACATGATGACAGCAACAATTAATGGAGCGTATAGTATACATGCCAGCCCAGTTTCAAGTGAAAAAAGAAGCAAACGACTGGATAAGATAATGTTAACCCTAGTCAATCACCCCCAATTACCAGTAGAATGGTGTCACTGAATAGTGAACCGAAACATTGGATTAGTATGTTGTCTTTGTATGAGTGATCATTagtttactttttaatttgtGGTTTAGAATCACAGTTTTTCATCAACAGCGGTCCTTAGTAGGACTCGTGCATGTGTTCCACTACTATCCAATACAAACACTTAGTATGGGTCTATGCAAGTATGCAACATCCCCAACAATCTGGTACCAGGTATTGGAACTTACATGCATTACCTCTATTAACAGTCAGTTAATTATTGAAGTAAAATATGAATGAAAAAGTGCACTTCTTATTTCCTATATTAGCTTGCATCGAGCATTCAAGTACCAAgcttaaattaaagaaaaaaaagtttATGCTCTACTTACAATCATATTGTAGCAGGCTTCTCATGCTAAAACCTGGATTTCATTCGAACATAGCATGatttattttccttcttaaaaAGTCAACTAAAATCTACACTCCTTTGTCCACTCAATGGTATATTCCTTCCACCACTCACCAAAAGTTTAGGATTCTAAGCAATCAGATCAATCAAATGCTAGATTTAACTCTATATAACTTTTTCCcttttcattaatatttattttcgtCAAAATGATGGGGTCAACACAttcaagggtaaaactctttgATGAGATTGATATGGTTTATAAGCCACAATATCCCTCGAAAAGGTTAGACAGGTGATTCACATACTCAAGATGTGGGGGAAAGGCCCATGCTTCCAAAGAAATTTGATGACGTTACTTCAGACTAGCTTTATTTCAGAGTTGGAGAACTGTCTCTCCTTATGATGATACTTCCTAATTGTATGGTTAATGTGAATGGTGAACCCATTACTGCCTTTGGTCCATGCTAATCATTTTCTCTCTAGTTCAACAATTCTAGAGATGGATCACACTGTGTAGTTCATCTGGTGGATTTAGAGTGTGATTCATATAATGTGAATCTCATTCACTTTTGTCATCCAACTGCCACCTAGTAGTTTTCTGTTACCTTTCATTACATGGCATCAAGAATATCATTTTCATCATACCATGTCAAAATCACATCTGCTCAGTTATATGCATGCAGATATCTCAGTCAATATAATAATCTGCtctagccaaaaaaaaaaaaaaaaagttcttaCATTTAGGCATAAATGAAGAAATTACTTCAGCTTTCCGTAACTGACAAATAAGCACAGGAAATAGAGACAACCGAAGAGCCAATGTGGAT is from Zingiber officinale cultivar Zhangliang chromosome 7B, Zo_v1.1, whole genome shotgun sequence and encodes:
- the LOC122004851 gene encoding uncharacterized protein At2g34160-like, whose protein sequence is MEEITEKVNNLSVTADSHKKNRIQVSNTKKPLFFYVNLAKRYMQQYNDVELSALGMAISTVVTIAEILKNNGLAVEKKITTSLVEVTDETRVRPLQKAKIEILLGKTANFDDLMAATERDGGEGDQQN
- the LOC122007375 gene encoding probable calcium-binding protein CML46 — encoded protein: MATEEKLLYFSQGPASLPAIHKLLLLILIAIKKFALKYFGLSFSCPSITDEEEQQHHQRKQSTKNTAAGLQRGDLGLILWRMGLVPSPEGELNEEVDLEVLLPDLFTEDEPSWEELRQAFSVFDENGDGFIDDLELRRILQELGVGEGLEVDACRRMIQVQDRDGDGRIDFSDFVRFLEVGLR
- the LOC122004852 gene encoding ALBINO3-like protein 2, chloroplastic; the protein is MGLSTKLLRRLHSRPLASVLSSSSRNSPLLFSNRNSAPIFSTPTLLIPFRSFSWFSSKPPSDDGHVGGGGPGEMDGEFLIRNSSSLSDFKLASGAGGIAADVSVASSGSEFNVAGNFQSGAEPSSLALDGSGILEEVSGNESVWYYPVLAVISALDGYHEFSGLPWWAIISTSTLALRLSLFPVLICQLRKAEVISSFMPKLPPPFPPPLSGRGFGEQYLLFQKKRKELGCPSYLWNFLFLTVQVPCFLLWMTSIRRMCLDGHPGFDTGGALWFLNLTDIPSGILGSVFPILISGLHYVNVQISFQNINAANLKGILGFLTKYYKLYLNILAAPLLLIAFHVPQGSLVYWATNSSLTLLQQLSLRNPYIRKKFGLQDIRRPVKKHISSENVLPDENIHLEIQVPMDSLPPQKLLDLALEEMASGHNDKAISMLETAIEKDPELVRALIAMGQILCSQSSFLAAAKHFEDAIRKIDKQEDSLLVLAIFGAGVSHLWQGNKSVGIKYLRKIAELKEPEDPMDKACYHKGLVILGSTLMGEGEKSEAVKYLRIAATYDPAVSAYIKECEEG